The following coding sequences lie in one Rutidosis leptorrhynchoides isolate AG116_Rl617_1_P2 chromosome 4, CSIRO_AGI_Rlap_v1, whole genome shotgun sequence genomic window:
- the LOC139842205 gene encoding putative receptor-like protein kinase At5g39000, with amino-acid sequence MSRGKSVFETPVCHVTLPCGQIDRKEVHLSDAIGTTGYVDLEIPKTGGVTHKSDIYSFGVVLWEILCGRKAFIPNADEDNMFLASLVRFHYENDTVNDIILPDLRNHMSEKSLTSFSNISYSCINKERIHGPDMNSITHELENALELQVSYDNLVTSLFL; translated from the exons ATGTCACGCGGCAAATCGGTGTTTGAAACTCCGGTTTGCCATGTCACTCTGCCATGTGGGCAAA TAGACCGAAAGGAGGTTCACCTTTCAGATGCTATTGGCACAACAGGGTATGTGGACCTAGAAATCCCGAAGACCGGAGGTGTGACCCACAAGTCAGACATCTACTCATTTGGCGTTGTTTTATGGGAGATATTATGTGGGAGGAAAGCATTTATTCCAAATGCGGATGAGGATAATATGTTTTTGGCATCATTGGTCAGATTTCATTATGAAAACGACACAGTGAATGATATAATCCTTCCAGATTTAAGGAATCATATGTCCGAAAAATCACTCACTAGCTTCTCAAACATATCATATTCTTGCATAAATAAAGAACGAATACACGGTCCTGATATGAACAGTATTACACATGAACTTGAGAACGCATTGGAACTTCAGGTCTCATATGATAATCTGGTAACATCCTTATTCCTTTAG